In the genome of Osmerus mordax isolate fOsmMor3 chromosome 10, fOsmMor3.pri, whole genome shotgun sequence, the window TTCCCAGTGCAATGAGACACTCTTGGAGAAAGTGGCTGATGAGTATTGTTCTTGGCCATTTGACGAGATTATGATGACCATGGACAAAGAAACGTGGTGTGACTGGGGAAAGGTTATCAGGTGAGCACTTGTATTTGCACTCAATGCTTGAGACTGGAAATCGAATTTCTTCTTAGGGAAGATTTTACTGCCGCTTTTGTGTGTCGTGTCTGTCAGGTCagcattttatattttttgtgaCCTTAGGTCCATTTGATTAATTGTGTGAAGCTGCATAGAGACGGTTGAGATTTACAACAACACTGTTTCTATGCGTGCTTATCCTCCACACCCAGTGTTGTATGACTCATAATATGACAGCAGACTGTCATATCAGTAATGTTTTCTGTCATCCATTTTACTGCCACCTCCGTGCATATGCCACCAAAGGAACCAATCTACAAATGTATCTGAAACTGAGTTATCTATTTTTAACTTGTTCATGTATATCTGACAGCTACTGTACGTTTCATCCAGCTAGAAAAATGAAACTAATTCACTTCTTGCCTTTACTACAGTTGGTTTTTACATTATATCAACACGTTTTGACCCTTACAGTGGTTAGACCACATCCTGTTGACAGAAACAACACCTTCGCATAGTTCATTGAACTAAGTAAGGTGGACCAAAGGTTGACTGATTTAAGTAATCAGTCATAAATATGTTACATAGAGGATTCACATAACCTTTAATCTaatgaaaaaaaataaagtgGTATGACAACCTATCTCATCTCACTTTGTTATAGGTGACTGTAAAATAAATGACTAACtgtaaaacataaaataaaaacattgaatAAATAATGAAATGATTCACCCTGAAATCAACCACTCCTGAATATCCACAATTCCCAATGTCTTCTTTGATTGATTCCCAGACCATACAACGACTTGAGTGTATGTTTGGAGACGATGGCTTCTTATATTGGCTGCCGTTACCCAAACAATGGAATCCAAGAATTGTTCTTCAAGACCCACACCCAGTACTTCCATGATTGTTATACTGAGGAAGAGGTTACCCTGGAGGCACCAAAAGGAGTCGTACTTGTTCTGACCCTCGCTCCCATCAGTCTCATGATAGTCTTGGTTTTCCTTGTGGCGTGCAAGAGAAAAAAGGACTGAGATGGAATGTGATTCAGGTGGTAATGTTGATTGGGTGTTATTGTATTTTCATGATACAATGATCTTGTGTATGGTGGGAGGTACAATTAAAATCAATCAGTATGCATGTTGACATTTCTGAAAAAATAAGCCTCCTGCTTATTTTGCGCTTCTATTCATACTGTGTATTTGTAGGGTCATCATCCAACAAGGTTTTGTAATAAATTTCTTAAccattgtgttatcttcgggtcattctgacccatcagtcattgtgacccaccgtcgtattgcgacaaatttacctcatacaaaaacaaagtgacgcattttcttttaactgtcgggctgtctcagaccctccacattggaatggttaaaagaaaataatttttatttgtttttgtattgggtaaaattgggtaaacacaacgatggttcgttatgaacctttgggtcatgtgacccgaaggcagcacgagggttaaatctTCATCATCAGTCataaacccattctgattctgatatgttTTGCATTgaagtgttacttgttagccttctaaTTAGTACATTTTAAAACCATACTAAAGCATTTGtcgcatagtttttgtctatcagaAAATATTCTATTGGAATATTCGAATCACTTGTGATGTTACGCTGTGGGACCCACATTCAAACAGTCACATATTTGTGACGCTACTCATTAATGGGTTAATCTGCTGTGCCACAGTAAAAAATGAAATGTtccaagtttgagttttaacaatttactttattagtcagtgtaTTAATTTAGGTTGATAATACCGGAAAAAGAAACGGTAGTATCCTAATCAACACTTGTAAAATCAACAAAGTTAAACCTCAAATAACCTTCACATGAATTCAATATAGTTAGAACTTGAGAGTCTGCACCAGGCCCATGCAATACTTTCATAGCACCACCCTCAAACAAGTAGCCTACGTAACGCAGATAAAATATTATTAATTTAGCTATTTTAAAGCTGTTCAGACAATTCAATAAACTTTTCTGCTTCAGCATTCAGTAATA includes:
- the LOC136950606 gene encoding receptor activity-modifying protein 1-like; protein product: MILFLLFPALVLGEMELPTNISANVITEEDESFQVEQEHHDFSQCNETLLEKVADEYCSWPFDEIMMTMDKETWCDWGKVIRPYNDLSVCLETMASYIGCRYPNNGIQELFFKTHTQYFHDCYTEEEVTLEAPKGVVLVLTLAPISLMIVLVFLVACKRKKD